In one window of Thermodesulfobacteriota bacterium DNA:
- a CDS encoding putative quinol monooxygenase → MVVIAKLKAQAGKAEEVAGILKGLIPKVKNEEGTLVYTLNRSQQDPSVFLFYEKYTGVEALVAHSSTDYFKQAFKALAPLLDGPAAIEMYDEVDAI, encoded by the coding sequence ATGGTCGTTATCGCGAAACTGAAGGCTCAGGCGGGAAAAGCGGAAGAAGTGGCCGGGATTTTGAAGGGGTTGATCCCGAAGGTGAAGAATGAAGAGGGTACGCTGGTCTATACCCTGAACCGGAGCCAGCAGGATCCGTCCGTGTTCCTGTTTTATGAAAAATACACCGGGGTCGAGGCCCTGGTGGCCCACAGCTCCACCGATTATTTCAAACAGGCTTTCAAGGCACTGGCGCCCCTGCTGGACGGGCCCGCCGCTATTGAGATGTATGATGAAGTGGACGCGATTTAA
- a CDS encoding insulinase family protein, protein MTARRVALVFLLVMWGAGYVAVPGCCPDLCRVDRSAAPEAEPGDLPPDPALVTGALENGFRYVLMKNSRPENRVILHLMIEAGSMHEADDQQGLAHYLEHMLFNGTTHFPPGELVKYFQSIGMGFGNDANAQTGFFRTVYDLNLPSGDVEHLRQAMRVMVDYAQGALLLESEVEKERGVILAEKRERDTVSYRTFTASLGFELAGSRLVRRYPIGVDEVLQTAGRDHLKVYYDTWYRPERMTLVMAGDFDPDTAVTELRAAFAAMNTRAPAAPVPDIGTTAHKGVTALYHYEKEAGATEVSLETLIQAPQPPDSAEEKKRRFVRDMAYRIVNYRLNELEESPDPPFTSAVASAGRAMQHYEYASISATAAPDQWESALTAVEQVIRAALVHGFTRSEVDRVRRESLAEMDRAVRQAPTRESEALAGQIVMSLAQERVFQSPEQERDLLAPVAQALTPEMLHEALVKTWEPDARQILVTGNAVIGGDAGPEENIRSVYEASLKTSVQKPEEKAVQAFPYLPDPQTKGRVSREVTDADIGVTRVDFENQVRLNMKKTDFKVNQVVAEIRFGRGESAEPENLPALCELGEGTVNESGFGGMKKEEMRLALAGKKAGIAFSVEEDRFLVTGSCASDEVRLLFQLFYAFFNDWTCREEAYLLTLDRFRQEHDELRQTIAGAMPLEGDRFLAGGDSRFGLPPDFTAFEKVSLNDIRSWMAEALKQSLPEISVAGDFDPSQVEEAAALYFGGRTQPVHANPGPDSRKNPAVPAGEAKTLTVPTKIPQAYVEVAWPTDDFWDIGRTRRFMVLSHVFSDRMRRIIREEDGQSYSQYAYHDPSQAYPGYGVFHAAAEIKPGAEEAVIDRIRAIAADLADHGVTPEELERAREPILTGIRELVKTNDYWLRSVLSGCRSHPERLDWSRNFINDYQSVTTDEMTGLVRRYLADSRCVRIIVRPEEAQINP, encoded by the coding sequence ATGACTGCCAGGCGGGTTGCCCTGGTTTTTCTGCTGGTGATGTGGGGCGCGGGTTATGTCGCTGTTCCCGGCTGCTGTCCGGATCTCTGTCGGGTTGACCGGTCAGCCGCTCCCGAGGCGGAGCCCGGTGATCTGCCGCCGGATCCGGCGCTGGTTACCGGAGCGCTGGAGAATGGTTTCCGCTACGTACTGATGAAAAACAGCCGGCCCGAAAACCGGGTTATTCTGCACCTGATGATTGAGGCCGGTTCCATGCACGAAGCCGATGATCAGCAGGGCCTGGCCCACTACCTGGAACACATGCTGTTTAATGGGACGACGCATTTCCCGCCCGGCGAACTGGTCAAGTATTTTCAGTCCATCGGCATGGGGTTCGGCAACGATGCCAACGCCCAGACCGGGTTTTTCCGGACGGTGTATGATCTGAATCTGCCCTCCGGAGACGTGGAACATTTGCGGCAGGCCATGCGGGTCATGGTCGACTATGCCCAGGGCGCCCTGCTTCTGGAGTCCGAGGTGGAAAAGGAGCGCGGCGTCATTCTGGCGGAAAAGCGTGAACGGGATACGGTCTCTTACCGGACGTTCACGGCCTCGCTTGGCTTTGAACTGGCCGGTTCCCGACTGGTCAGGCGCTATCCCATCGGTGTTGACGAGGTTTTACAGACCGCCGGCCGGGATCATTTGAAAGTTTATTACGATACCTGGTACCGTCCGGAACGGATGACCCTGGTCATGGCGGGTGACTTTGACCCGGACACGGCCGTAACGGAACTCAGGGCCGCCTTCGCGGCCATGAACACCAGGGCGCCGGCAGCGCCCGTTCCGGATATCGGAACCACCGCGCATAAGGGCGTGACGGCCCTGTATCATTATGAAAAAGAGGCCGGCGCCACGGAAGTGTCTCTGGAGACGCTGATTCAGGCGCCGCAACCGCCGGACTCGGCGGAAGAGAAGAAAAGACGGTTTGTCCGGGATATGGCCTATCGCATCGTCAACTACCGGCTCAATGAGCTGGAGGAAAGCCCGGATCCGCCGTTCACGTCGGCCGTGGCCTCGGCCGGCCGGGCGATGCAGCATTATGAATATGCCTCGATATCGGCTACGGCCGCGCCGGATCAATGGGAGAGCGCCTTGACCGCGGTGGAACAGGTGATCAGGGCCGCGCTGGTCCACGGGTTTACGCGGTCCGAAGTGGACCGTGTCAGGCGGGAGTCCCTGGCGGAAATGGACCGGGCCGTGCGGCAGGCGCCGACCCGGGAAAGCGAAGCCCTGGCCGGCCAGATTGTCATGAGCCTGGCCCAGGAACGGGTGTTCCAGTCACCGGAACAGGAGCGGGATCTGCTGGCGCCGGTGGCCCAAGCCCTGACACCGGAGATGCTCCATGAGGCGTTGGTGAAGACCTGGGAGCCGGATGCCCGGCAGATTCTTGTCACCGGCAACGCAGTCATCGGCGGAGACGCCGGGCCGGAGGAGAACATCCGGTCGGTTTATGAGGCCAGCCTGAAAACGTCCGTTCAGAAGCCGGAGGAAAAGGCCGTGCAGGCTTTCCCCTACCTGCCGGATCCGCAAACAAAAGGCCGGGTATCCCGGGAAGTTACCGACGCGGATATCGGTGTTACCCGGGTTGATTTTGAAAACCAGGTCCGCCTGAACATGAAGAAGACCGATTTTAAAGTCAACCAGGTCGTGGCCGAGATCCGTTTCGGGCGGGGTGAATCGGCCGAGCCGGAGAACCTGCCGGCCCTGTGCGAACTGGGCGAAGGAACAGTCAACGAGAGCGGCTTCGGCGGCATGAAAAAGGAAGAAATGCGGCTGGCCCTGGCCGGTAAAAAGGCGGGCATCGCTTTTTCCGTGGAGGAGGACCGGTTCCTGGTCACCGGCTCGTGCGCTTCGGACGAAGTGCGGCTGCTGTTTCAGCTGTTTTACGCTTTTTTTAACGACTGGACCTGCCGGGAGGAGGCTTACCTGTTGACCCTGGACCGGTTCCGGCAGGAGCATGACGAGTTGCGGCAGACCATTGCCGGGGCCATGCCCCTGGAAGGCGACCGGTTCCTGGCCGGGGGTGACTCCCGGTTCGGGCTGCCGCCCGATTTTACCGCCTTTGAAAAGGTCAGCCTCAATGACATCCGGTCCTGGATGGCCGAAGCCCTGAAGCAGTCGCTGCCGGAAATATCCGTGGCAGGGGATTTTGATCCGTCCCAAGTCGAGGAGGCCGCGGCGCTTTATTTCGGCGGCCGGACGCAGCCGGTCCACGCCAACCCGGGACCGGATTCCCGTAAAAACCCGGCGGTCCCGGCCGGCGAAGCGAAAACCCTGACGGTGCCGACGAAAATTCCCCAGGCCTATGTCGAAGTCGCCTGGCCCACCGATGATTTCTGGGATATCGGGCGGACACGGCGGTTCATGGTGCTGTCGCACGTTTTTTCCGACCGCATGCGCCGGATTATCCGGGAAGAGGACGGCCAGTCTTACAGCCAGTATGCCTATCATGACCCCTCCCAGGCCTACCCGGGTTACGGCGTGTTCCACGCCGCGGCTGAAATCAAGCCCGGGGCGGAAGAAGCGGTCATTGACCGGATCCGGGCCATTGCCGCCGATCTGGCCGACCACGGGGTCACGCCGGAAGAACTGGAGCGGGCCCGGGAGCCCATTCTGACCGGCATCCGGGAACTGGTCAAAACCAACGACTACTGGCTGCGCAGCGTCCTGTCCGGGTGCCGGTCTCATCCGGAGCGACTGGATTGGAGCCGGAATTTCATCAATGACTACCAGTCGGTGACGACGGATGAAATGACGGGCCTGGTCCGCCGGTACCTGGCTGATTCCCGGTGCGTTCGTATTATTGTCCGGCCGGAGGAGGCCCAAATTAATCCTTGA